One window of the Zygotorulaspora mrakii chromosome 6, complete sequence genome contains the following:
- the CLD1 gene encoding carboxylic ester hydrolase, producing the protein MINGAFMQDLPGYGFSSRSRFPYHYPTSIVSDVQDWFHQKLYRWFEKRGLLMNPENNLIMAHSLGAYLMCLYAAKYPDHFKKIIMCSPAGVCHSNLNKKLGNTRIPWWYTKLWDRNISPFSLVRNASQLGSKITSGWTYSRFSKVLSEGTPLSVQQFEALHRYAYSIFNQPGSGEYLLSFVLRCGGSPRISLEDQIFKDCNNGIYQSNCEWLWMYGETDWMDITGGFRVSDMLNRYSNKERSHVCIVPNSGHHLYFDNYNYFNEVLINEMKSM; encoded by the coding sequence ATGATAAATGGTGCATTCATGCAAGATTTGCCTGGATACGGATTCTCTTCCCGTTCGAGATTCCCATATCATTATCCCACAAGCATCGTAAGCGACGTTCAAGATTGGtttcatcaaaaactcTACAGGTGGTTCGAGAAAAGAGGACTCCTGATGAATCCGGAAAACAACCTAATTATGGCACATTCTTTAGGTGCATATTTGATGTGTCTTTACGCTGCGAAGTATCCTGACCACTTTAAAAAGATCATAATGTGTTCACCTGCTGGAGTATGTCATTCCaatttgaacaaaaaacTAGGAAATACACGTATTCCCTGGTGGTATACTAAACTTTGGGATAGAAACATATCACCGTTTAGCTTGGTGAGAAACGCGTCACAATTAGGGTCCAAAATCACTAGTGGCTGGACATACAGCAGATTTAGCAAAGTTTTAAGTGAGGGAACTCCTCTTAGTGTACAGCAGTTTGAAGCATTGCACAGATATGCgtattcaatttttaacCAACCTGGATCTGGTGAGTATTTGCTTAGTTTTGTATTGAGATGTGGTGGTTCTCCTAGAATTTCGTTGGaagatcaaattttcaaagactGCAATAACGGAATTTATCAAAGCAATTGTGAATGGCTATGGATGTATGGAGAAACTGATTGGATGGATATAACAGGAGGATTTCGTGTATCTGATATGCTGAACCGATATTCAAATAAAGAACGGAGCCACGTTTGCATAGTTCCAAACTCAGGGCATCATTTGTACTTTGATAATTACAACTACTTCAATGAAGTGCTTATCAACgaaatgaaaagtatgTAG